In Betaproteobacteria bacterium, a single genomic region encodes these proteins:
- a CDS encoding TauD/TfdA family dioxygenase: MAARLDAHGEPQATPGPGSGPANAPENIQIVPTGKALGAEIRGMDLAQPVPEAAKAKLRQAWADHLVLLWRDQKLPDDSFLQAAEIFGATKEPAARKYELAGGYKVGGKRVPLNPRVSLISNLDEEGNPVLHNGGLGSYEVVWHSDNSYVEQPPAGSMLYAVIIPDNGGGDTYFNNQYLAYEELPAELAQATAGKSQRHDASRNSAGVLRPTVKLPTTPEEVPGPTHSLVRMHPATGRKALYLGRRRDWPSNYILGMPNDESERLLDQLWAHATQEKYAWGHKWRVGDLILWDNRCAMHYRTPVDPQQARVLLRTVIQGEALIPA; this comes from the coding sequence ATGGCTGCCCGACTCGACGCCCATGGCGAACCGCAAGCGACCCCTGGCCCTGGCTCGGGCCCGGCGAACGCGCCCGAGAACATCCAGATCGTTCCGACCGGCAAGGCGCTCGGCGCGGAGATCCGCGGGATGGACCTTGCCCAGCCCGTACCCGAAGCAGCCAAGGCGAAGCTGCGCCAGGCCTGGGCGGATCATCTGGTGCTGCTGTGGCGCGATCAGAAGCTGCCGGACGACTCGTTCCTGCAAGCCGCGGAGATTTTCGGTGCGACCAAGGAGCCGGCCGCGCGCAAGTACGAGCTGGCCGGCGGCTACAAGGTCGGCGGCAAGCGCGTGCCGCTCAATCCGCGCGTGAGCCTCATTTCCAACCTCGACGAAGAAGGCAATCCGGTCCTGCACAACGGCGGACTGGGCAGCTACGAGGTGGTGTGGCACAGCGATAATTCCTACGTCGAGCAGCCGCCGGCGGGCAGCATGCTCTACGCCGTCATCATCCCGGACAACGGCGGCGGCGATACCTATTTCAACAATCAGTACCTCGCTTACGAGGAACTGCCGGCGGAGCTCGCGCAGGCGACCGCGGGCAAGTCGCAGCGGCACGACGCGAGCCGCAACAGCGCCGGCGTGCTGCGTCCCACCGTGAAGCTGCCGACGACGCCGGAAGAAGTCCCGGGACCCACGCATTCGCTCGTGCGGATGCATCCTGCAACAGGCAGGAAGGCACTCTACCTCGGACGCCGGCGCGATTGGCCGTCGAACTACATCCTCGGCATGCCGAACGACGAGAGCGAACGGCTGCTCGACCAACTGTGGGCGCATGCGACCCAGGAGAAGTACGCGTGGGGTCACAAGTGGCGGGTCGGCGACCTGATTCTGTGGGACAACCGCTGCGCCATGCACTACCGCACGCCGGTCGATCCGCAGCAGGCGCGCGTGCTGCTGCGCACGGTGATTCAGGGCGAGGCGCTGATTCCGGCCTGA
- a CDS encoding HAMP domain-containing protein — protein sequence MRSRPFAAKGIAVLKRFTIVNRIRIMAGVSIVLLCLAAVPGWLGVQATTAGIRNIHTKFSLASQALAAVESDMYRARMSLMTALASDDFADNQRLLKNLTSRFDKTRQTWAAYMATGIDGEELALARDAEQTFNKLIDGVFAPAAEALRANSADAARVVLFTPENRKMLSITREKLEKLVAVQHAHSQAEYERAVERANRTSFTLIAIFAFAATTLAVVGLFIGRSVAVPLRAMQCALVEAERDSDLTRRVHAEGKDEVGQTARAFNALMESLQTTLQQVVTSAEQVAGRAAEVAVASGQVKDSARAQAESAASTAAAIEQVTVSIGQVADNADETRATAEQARALASSGEATAQRSAAQSAVTNESMAASMAVIRNLSQRSEEISGIAKVIGDIAGQTNLLALNAAIEAARAGEQGRGFAVVADEVRKLAERTAASTSEITRTIEAIQNEVATAVERLQSNSDEVSRGKALAEEVASTLAQINAGAAGTLERVSDISSAAKEQSSASNDIAHNVEHMAHMTEETNAAIAQVSAAAEDMRLLSSQLHAGVTRFRTV from the coding sequence TTGCGATCGAGACCGTTTGCCGCCAAAGGTATCGCCGTGCTGAAACGCTTCACCATCGTCAATCGAATCCGGATCATGGCCGGCGTATCGATCGTCCTGCTGTGCCTCGCCGCGGTTCCGGGCTGGCTGGGCGTGCAGGCAACGACCGCAGGCATCCGCAACATCCATACGAAGTTCTCGCTTGCCTCGCAGGCGCTGGCCGCGGTCGAGAGCGACATGTACCGCGCGCGCATGTCGCTCATGACCGCGCTGGCTTCCGACGACTTCGCGGACAACCAACGGCTGTTGAAGAACCTCACGAGCCGCTTCGACAAGACTCGCCAGACCTGGGCCGCCTACATGGCCACCGGCATCGACGGCGAGGAGCTGGCGCTCGCGCGCGATGCCGAGCAAACGTTCAACAAGCTGATCGACGGCGTGTTCGCGCCGGCGGCCGAGGCGCTGCGCGCCAACAGTGCCGACGCTGCTCGCGTGGTGCTGTTCACGCCGGAGAATCGTAAGATGCTTTCGATCACGCGCGAGAAGCTGGAAAAGCTGGTCGCCGTGCAACACGCGCACTCGCAGGCCGAATACGAGCGCGCGGTCGAGCGCGCCAACCGTACCTCGTTCACCCTGATTGCCATCTTTGCCTTCGCTGCGACCACGCTCGCCGTCGTCGGCCTCTTCATCGGCCGCTCGGTGGCTGTTCCCCTGCGCGCCATGCAATGCGCGCTGGTCGAAGCCGAGCGCGACAGCGACCTCACCCGGCGGGTCCACGCCGAGGGCAAGGACGAAGTCGGGCAAACCGCACGCGCCTTCAACGCCCTGATGGAATCGCTGCAGACGACGCTGCAGCAGGTGGTGACAAGCGCCGAACAGGTTGCCGGCAGGGCAGCGGAGGTGGCAGTCGCATCCGGTCAGGTGAAGGACAGTGCGCGGGCGCAAGCGGAATCGGCCGCATCCACCGCCGCCGCCATCGAGCAGGTGACGGTAAGCATCGGTCAGGTGGCGGACAACGCCGATGAAACCCGGGCCACCGCCGAGCAGGCACGCGCACTCGCCTCCAGCGGCGAAGCGACCGCACAGCGCTCGGCGGCGCAGAGCGCTGTTACCAACGAGTCGATGGCCGCCTCGATGGCGGTCATTCGCAATCTCTCGCAGCGCTCGGAAGAGATCTCGGGCATCGCAAAAGTCATCGGCGATATCGCCGGTCAGACCAACCTGCTCGCCCTGAACGCGGCCATCGAGGCCGCGCGCGCCGGCGAGCAAGGACGCGGTTTCGCGGTGGTCGCGGACGAGGTGCGCAAGCTCGCCGAGCGCACCGCCGCCTCGACCAGCGAGATCACGCGCACGATCGAAGCGATTCAGAATGAAGTCGCGACTGCGGTGGAGCGGCTGCAGAGCAACAGCGACGAAGTGTCGCGGGGCAAGGCGTTGGCCGAGGAAGTGGCCAGCACGCTCGCGCAGATCAATGCCGGCGCCGCTGGCACGTTGGAGCGCGTGAGCGACATCAGCTCGGCGGCCAAGGAACAATCCTCTGCCTCCAACGACATCGCGCACAACGTCGAGCACATGGCGCACATGACCGAAGAGACCAACGCGGCCATCGCGCAGGTCTCGGCAGCGGCCGAAGACATGCGCCTGCTCTCTTCCCAGCTGCACGCCGGGGTGACGCGCTTCAGGACCGTCTGA
- a CDS encoding diguanylate cyclase, with product MHRARMCAGGHNRRCANSPSDFVVAGARYVFRVCRREDAMTGVYDLQLVVLSVVVASVASYTALDLASHIYSRRHASVLWLIGGAAALGIGIWSMHFIGMLAFRLPIPIAYEAPLTLLSLLIAIVVSAFALFAMQRPVLRATGLWLSATLIGVGISSMHYTGMLAMAMDPPIRYRPFGFVLSVLIAIVAAFVALWMAFELRKKHDSMAVLVRVGSACVMGLAISGMHYMGMWAAQFAPDSICQASGLAGSIEDSVLATAVGTGSLIILSATLGLSAYNAHVAARTATLAKALQAANEQLRAASFYDPLTKLPNRVLLEDRSRQAMLRSKRNRTRFALLFIDLDRFKPVNDSFGHHTGDALLIRVGDRLTRAVREEDTVARTGGDEFVVLLSSVAHPAALGMVCEKILQELSRPFLVDHQELSISCSIGASIYPDDSEDPRTLMINADKAMYRAKSAGRNGYRLFGPMGAQGFR from the coding sequence GTGCATCGCGCCCGCATGTGCGCAGGCGGGCACAATAGACGCTGCGCCAACTCCCCGTCAGACTTCGTGGTCGCGGGAGCTCGTTATGTCTTCCGGGTGTGTCGGCGCGAGGATGCCATGACCGGCGTATACGATCTGCAACTCGTTGTCCTGTCGGTCGTCGTCGCCAGCGTCGCCTCGTACACGGCGCTCGATCTCGCTTCCCACATCTATAGCCGCAGACATGCTTCCGTGTTGTGGCTGATCGGCGGCGCGGCTGCGCTGGGCATCGGGATCTGGTCGATGCATTTCATCGGCATGCTCGCCTTCCGGCTGCCCATTCCGATCGCTTACGAAGCGCCGTTGACGCTGTTGTCCTTGCTCATCGCCATTGTCGTCTCCGCCTTTGCATTGTTCGCGATGCAACGCCCGGTTCTGCGCGCGACCGGACTGTGGCTGAGCGCGACGCTGATCGGGGTGGGCATATCCTCGATGCACTATACGGGCATGCTCGCGATGGCGATGGATCCTCCCATCCGCTACCGGCCATTCGGATTCGTGCTGTCCGTGCTGATCGCCATTGTGGCCGCGTTCGTGGCGCTGTGGATGGCATTCGAATTGCGCAAAAAGCACGACAGCATGGCGGTGCTGGTGCGGGTCGGGAGCGCCTGCGTGATGGGACTGGCGATCAGCGGCATGCACTACATGGGAATGTGGGCCGCGCAGTTCGCCCCGGACAGCATCTGCCAGGCCTCCGGCCTGGCCGGCAGCATCGAGGACTCGGTGCTTGCCACGGCGGTGGGCACGGGAAGTCTCATCATCCTCAGCGCGACCCTCGGCCTGTCGGCGTACAACGCGCACGTCGCTGCCCGCACCGCCACGTTGGCCAAGGCGCTGCAGGCTGCGAACGAGCAGCTGCGCGCCGCGAGCTTCTACGACCCGTTGACCAAGCTTCCGAACCGCGTTCTGCTCGAGGATCGATCGCGGCAGGCGATGTTGCGCTCGAAGCGCAACCGCACCCGCTTCGCGCTGCTCTTCATCGACCTGGACCGGTTCAAACCGGTCAACGATTCGTTCGGGCATCATACCGGCGACGCGCTGCTCATCCGCGTCGGCGATCGTCTCACGCGCGCGGTGCGCGAGGAGGACACGGTCGCTCGCACCGGCGGCGACGAGTTCGTCGTGCTGCTTTCTTCCGTGGCGCATCCGGCCGCCTTGGGTATGGTCTGCGAAAAGATCCTGCAGGAGCTGTCGCGTCCGTTTCTTGTCGATCATCAGGAATTGTCGATCTCCTGCAGCATCGGCGCCAGCATCTATCCCGACGACAGCGAGGACCCGCGCACGCTCATGATCAACGCCGACAAGGCGATGTATCGAGCGAAGAGTGCGGGACGAAACGGCTATCGATTGTTCGGCCCGATGGGCGCCCAGGGATTTCGCTGA
- a CDS encoding enoyl-CoA hydratase/isomerase family protein: protein MVAGNEDVGVSMDGYVATVEMRRPPNNFLDIELISNLASVLEALDEEPDCRAVVLAAAGKHFCAGANLGKRIEEEAAGKAVQRPRHLYHEARRLVATRKPIIAAVHGSAIGAGLGLALVADFRVTCNEARLACNFAALGYHPGFGMTVTLPRLVGHQRAKWLAYTGKRIPGDEAVAMGLADRLTEQDRVRQVAQEMAAELAQIAPLSLQATRESLNKDLVHEFREATEREAFEQALLRATNDFKEGVKASSERRPAQFTGS, encoded by the coding sequence ATGGTTGCGGGCAACGAGGATGTCGGCGTGAGCATGGATGGCTATGTCGCGACGGTGGAGATGCGGCGGCCGCCGAACAACTTCCTGGACATCGAGCTGATCTCGAATCTCGCTTCGGTCCTGGAGGCGCTCGACGAGGAGCCGGACTGCCGCGCAGTCGTATTGGCCGCCGCGGGCAAGCACTTTTGCGCCGGCGCGAATCTCGGCAAGCGAATCGAGGAGGAGGCGGCCGGCAAGGCGGTGCAGCGCCCGCGTCATCTCTACCACGAGGCGCGGCGGCTGGTGGCCACGCGCAAGCCGATCATCGCGGCGGTCCACGGCAGCGCGATCGGCGCCGGACTGGGCTTGGCGCTCGTGGCCGATTTTCGGGTCACCTGCAACGAGGCGCGGCTGGCGTGCAACTTCGCCGCGCTCGGCTATCACCCGGGCTTCGGCATGACGGTGACCTTGCCGCGGCTGGTGGGACACCAGCGCGCCAAGTGGCTTGCTTACACCGGCAAGCGCATTCCGGGCGACGAAGCCGTCGCCATGGGGCTCGCCGACCGCTTGACCGAGCAGGATCGTGTGCGTCAGGTGGCGCAGGAAATGGCGGCGGAGCTTGCGCAGATCGCCCCCTTGTCCCTGCAGGCGACGCGCGAGAGCCTGAACAAGGACCTGGTGCACGAGTTCCGCGAGGCGACCGAGCGCGAAGCATTCGAGCAGGCGCTGCTGCGCGCGACCAACGATTTCAAGGAGGGCGTCAAGGCGAGCTCCGAACGGCGGCCGGCGCAGTTCACCGGAAGCTGA
- a CDS encoding SDR family oxidoreductase — protein MHLKGKAAVVTGAGRGIGREVALLLARQGASVIVNDPGVGRGGEKTEERPADEVVAEIEKAGGRAAPNYDSVADYLKAGLMIKQCVDEFGAIDILVNVAGNLRERMIWNMSEDDFDSVVSVHLKGHWNTAHHAVKYMRQAGFGRIVNFSSDAFKGSVGQCNYSASKAGIIGLTRSVAKEAARYGITANAICPSADTRMTVNDAVKENRRRKFESGLMTKAEYERTLLPRGPEYIAPMVAYLCLDEADYINGQVFHIERGRINTYYFGEDYKTLHKGGDGMFSVDELIEVIPASLMNGIVPVVPPVKKSEAVKAGEAKKEKVAS, from the coding sequence ATGCATCTGAAGGGTAAGGCAGCGGTGGTTACGGGCGCCGGCCGCGGTATCGGGCGCGAGGTCGCGTTGTTGCTCGCCAGGCAGGGCGCGAGCGTGATCGTGAACGATCCGGGCGTAGGGCGCGGCGGCGAGAAGACCGAGGAGCGGCCGGCCGACGAGGTCGTGGCCGAGATCGAAAAGGCGGGCGGCCGCGCGGCTCCCAACTACGATTCGGTGGCCGACTATCTCAAGGCCGGGCTGATGATCAAGCAGTGCGTGGACGAGTTCGGCGCCATCGACATCCTGGTCAACGTCGCCGGCAACCTGCGCGAGCGCATGATCTGGAACATGTCGGAGGACGACTTCGACTCGGTGGTGAGCGTGCACCTGAAAGGCCACTGGAACACGGCGCATCACGCGGTGAAGTACATGCGCCAGGCGGGGTTCGGGCGCATCGTCAACTTCTCCTCCGACGCCTTCAAGGGCTCGGTCGGGCAGTGCAACTACAGCGCGTCCAAAGCCGGCATCATCGGGCTCACGCGCTCTGTCGCGAAGGAAGCGGCGCGCTACGGCATCACCGCCAACGCGATCTGTCCGTCGGCCGATACGCGCATGACGGTCAACGACGCGGTGAAGGAGAACCGCCGGCGCAAGTTCGAATCCGGCCTCATGACCAAGGCCGAGTACGAGCGCACGCTGCTGCCGCGCGGACCGGAATACATCGCGCCGATGGTCGCCTATCTGTGCCTCGACGAGGCCGACTACATCAACGGCCAGGTGTTTCACATCGAGCGCGGGCGCATCAACACCTACTACTTCGGCGAGGACTACAAGACCCTGCACAAGGGCGGCGACGGCATGTTCAGCGTCGACGAGCTGATCGAGGTGATCCCGGCCTCGCTCATGAACGGCATCGTGCCGGTGGTTCCGCCGGTGAAGAAGAGCGAGGCAGTCAAGGCGGGCGAGGCGAAGAAGGAGAAGGTGGCGAGCTGA
- a CDS encoding TIR domain-containing protein yields the protein MPEIFLSYRRADAPAAAGRLFDRLASHFGPEQVFRDIDTIEAGEDFERAIEDAIAGATAVLVVMGPHWIDLCEEGVRRLDDPSDYVRREIELALESDALLVPVLVENAAPPNAELLPPSIRTLHTRNTIELSHKRWQADTEALIRQLERRGIAPRASVGLRPPEPLSGAAPAQPSSSAHGLLKPIAQFLPDLFSLVRHPRRFLRQRARGRGTDLAAAFVFFVLAVCCAVAITVAE from the coding sequence CTGCCCGAGATTTTCCTCAGTTATCGCCGGGCGGACGCGCCGGCTGCGGCCGGGCGGCTGTTCGACCGCCTGGCGAGCCATTTCGGCCCGGAGCAGGTTTTCCGGGACATCGACACGATCGAAGCCGGCGAGGACTTCGAGCGCGCGATCGAGGACGCGATCGCCGGCGCGACCGCCGTGCTGGTCGTCATGGGGCCGCACTGGATCGATCTGTGCGAGGAGGGCGTCCGGCGCCTGGACGATCCTTCCGACTATGTGCGCCGCGAAATCGAGCTCGCCCTGGAATCCGACGCGCTTCTGGTCCCGGTGCTGGTCGAGAATGCCGCGCCTCCGAACGCCGAGCTCCTGCCCCCGTCCATTCGCACGCTGCATACGCGCAATACGATCGAGCTTTCCCACAAGCGCTGGCAAGCCGATACCGAGGCCCTGATCCGGCAACTGGAACGGCGCGGCATTGCGCCGCGCGCAAGCGTCGGCCTGCGCCCACCCGAACCGTTGTCCGGGGCTGCCCCTGCGCAGCCATCGTCCAGCGCGCATGGCTTGTTGAAGCCGATCGCGCAGTTCCTTCCGGACCTGTTTTCGCTCGTACGGCATCCACGGCGGTTTCTGCGCCAACGCGCGCGGGGGCGCGGCACGGACCTGGCCGCGGCATTCGTCTTCTTCGTGCTCGCCGTCTGCTGTGCGGTCGCGATCACGGTGGCCGAGTAG
- a CDS encoding peptidase, with the protein MAKQAKAPRARVCTDRVLPRDMMRLQATARRAGRVRAIAPIGKTWMNGSTLRVRFLGGTSGQHRVVQEQAGWWAEHANLEFEFGDWPDAEIRISFDPNDGAWSYVGTDCRGIPANEATMNLGFMDGGTTAHEFGHAIGLAHEHQNPAGGIQWNEELVIRECAQSPNFWDEATTRHNILRKYSADQVKGTIFDPESIMLYFFPAEWTLNGIATEQNETLSALDKQFIAGAKMYPRSAPTVTEATELKPNARRRTTAAIGQFGEEDLFAFEIKRAGRHVIDTKGPTNMVMKLFGPDSPTALIAEDDDSGVAYNARIAADLVEGRYYAQVRHSDRAKGKGNYTIRLWRAR; encoded by the coding sequence ATGGCCAAGCAAGCCAAAGCACCGCGGGCCCGAGTCTGTACTGATCGTGTCCTGCCCCGCGACATGATGCGCCTGCAGGCAACCGCGCGCCGTGCCGGGCGCGTGCGTGCGATCGCGCCGATCGGCAAGACCTGGATGAACGGTTCGACGCTGCGGGTGCGCTTTCTCGGCGGCACCTCGGGGCAGCACCGGGTCGTGCAGGAGCAGGCCGGCTGGTGGGCCGAGCATGCCAACCTGGAATTCGAGTTCGGCGACTGGCCCGACGCCGAGATCCGCATCAGCTTCGATCCGAACGATGGCGCATGGAGCTATGTGGGCACGGATTGCCGCGGCATTCCGGCCAACGAAGCGACCATGAACCTGGGCTTCATGGACGGCGGCACCACGGCGCACGAATTCGGCCACGCCATCGGCCTCGCGCACGAGCACCAGAACCCGGCCGGCGGCATCCAGTGGAACGAGGAACTCGTCATACGCGAATGCGCGCAGTCGCCGAACTTCTGGGACGAGGCAACCACCCGGCACAACATCCTGCGCAAGTACAGCGCCGATCAGGTCAAGGGCACCATCTTCGATCCGGAATCGATCATGCTGTACTTCTTCCCGGCCGAGTGGACGCTGAACGGGATCGCGACCGAGCAGAACGAAACCTTGTCCGCGCTCGACAAACAGTTCATCGCCGGAGCGAAGATGTACCCCAGATCGGCGCCGACCGTGACCGAGGCCACGGAGCTCAAGCCCAATGCGCGCCGCCGCACCACGGCCGCCATCGGCCAGTTCGGCGAGGAGGATCTGTTCGCATTCGAGATCAAGCGCGCCGGGCGCCACGTCATCGATACCAAAGGGCCCACCAACATGGTGATGAAGCTGTTCGGGCCCGACAGCCCGACCGCCCTGATCGCAGAGGACGACGACAGTGGCGTGGCCTACAACGCTCGCATCGCAGCCGACCTGGTGGAAGGCCGCTACTACGCGCAAGTGAGGCATTCCGACCGCGCCAAGGGCAAGGGCAACTACACCATTCGGCTGTGGCGGGCGCGTTAG